The sequence GTTTAGAAAATCATTTAGTAGTCTCTAGTTTCGTTTAATTTGCTTTGAATTAATAGTTTGGGCACCATTCATTGGTGATGAATCTTTACTCTATTTAATCCCAGTAGTCTAACTTCCAGCTACTGTTTTTGCAGGATCTGCAGGAGTCAGATTTGCTCATACAGACATCAGAGTACCAGACTTTTCTGACTACAGGCGTCCAGAGGTGCTTGACCCCAGCAAGTCATCTCAGGACAGCAGTGAATCCAGGAGAACCTTCTCTTACCTGGTTACTGGGGCGACAGCGGTGGTGAGCGTCTACGCTGCCAAGACGGTGGTCACTCAGTTTGTTTCTTCCATGAGTGCCTCAGCTGATGTCTTGGCTATGTCCAAGATAGAAATCAAACTGAGTGACATCCCTGAAGGCAAGAACATGACTTTCAAGTGGCGAGGCAAACCACTGTTTGTTCGTCACCGCACAGAGAAGGAAATTGCTACCGAGGCTGCTGTCAGCCTCACAGAGCTGCGAGACCCTCAGCATGATAAGGACAGAGTCATCAACCCCAGCTGGGTCATCGTGCTGGGAGTGTGCACACATCTGGGATGTGTACCCATCGCCAATGCCGGCGAATACGGTGGCTATTATTGCCCCTGCCACGGCTCGCACTATGATGCCTCTGGCCGCATCAGGAAAGGCCCCGCCCCCCTCAACCTGGAGGTACCTTACTACGAGTTTCCAGATGACAACACAGTGATTGTGGGATAAATGGCACTCACAGGACTGAGATGGCTTTGTACTTCAGTTGTCAGTCCATCACAAATGTATTCAGGTGCATTCTGCTGTGTTAGTGAGAAGATGTTGAGGTGTTCGAAGGGTTTAGATCCTTTCAACAGCTCACTCGAACATGAGAGCACctctgctttgttttatataaTGCCATAAAGGCACATTACACGCTAAAAACAAGgaggagcttttgagttttgcaTTCAGACAGTTGACTACACTTGGAAAACTTCatagtctttttttcctttcctgagTACGACTTGAACATGATAAACATCTTGAGTGATATAATCTAGCTCTGGAGAACAAATGTATTCAGATTTGGATAATAAAGATTTAATTGTATTTGACAGCTGTGGGTCTGTGTTAAGCCTTTGTTTAACATTCTGTTGATGTTCAGGTCACATCGAAATACTTGGACAGAAGATAAATTGAGCAGGTCtactttttgggatttacttacctgaatAACTGAACATACATCAAGACAAAGCCCAGATGTGTTTGCGATAAAGTtacaagtagggatgggtatcgtttaggttttatccgataccggtgccaaatcggtacttttgaaacggtgccggtgcttaaagaatggagaacacaaaattggtccaaaaacctctcatgtttagctgttttccactttttctttggtcattttagcctttttggccagggtgaagggagcatctgccatcaaacaagaagacagccgcatgtagctatgatgatgtttgctagttcaccttacatgcattaatgtaataacgtggttagcctactcaacgtaaattacacactaaCAACAtttagctactcacgcagagaagaacggctgctgctgcatcatcatcctcatcatttctgctacactggcagggctaggggccaggacgcTCCTCTTCAGGttttttggggatgttgctccgggtccgataacaggcaccacacccgcagtagatgtgctcggtgtgaggtctcgcagcaagctatcaaatacggggcatttctgggcttttaacaaaacgctatgcgtcgccaggtgtttcatcagattcgaggtgttgcctcctttgacagtatcacagtatcagcttaaagcacttgttgctgctgagtttgcatattttgctgtgaagtacagccagacttttgaccgcttcaccttgggcatttttaatctgtagctctgcataaaagaacgtacgtacctggacccgcctactatcctcggaaacgtaaaatgattggctagaagtgtatcacagctcaggaaaaaaagcaccgaaatgtgcgctgcttttcggtctggttactaccgtttatgtcaccggtacccatccctagttacaAGCCTCAGAAGAACTGAACTGACAACCACACTAAAGCAGTGAGGAAATATTAAACTGTccatgaaaaactgaaacaaagttGTGGACAGAATTATAACAAGTAACAGCCAAAGAAATGTTAAAGGTGTAATTATTGGGCATAATGGGAAAGCATATA comes from Astatotilapia calliptera chromosome 1, fAstCal1.2, whole genome shotgun sequence and encodes:
- the uqcrfs1 gene encoding cytochrome b-c1 complex subunit Rieske, mitochondrial, yielding MMSIAARSGVFSPYMQATAFAVAGPLKALVPGVVVKGENILLNPKKQFLCRESLNGQSPKTGPAVTVSINGSAGVRFAHTDIRVPDFSDYRRPEVLDPSKSSQDSSESRRTFSYLVTGATAVVSVYAAKTVVTQFVSSMSASADVLAMSKIEIKLSDIPEGKNMTFKWRGKPLFVRHRTEKEIATEAAVSLTELRDPQHDKDRVINPSWVIVLGVCTHLGCVPIANAGEYGGYYCPCHGSHYDASGRIRKGPAPLNLEVPYYEFPDDNTVIVG